The stretch of DNA GGAGAAAGATGATCAAACAGATAATGCCGATATCATTAAAGCCAAACAATTGATCCGGGCTATAGATGATATTGCAAAAGATACAGCATTAACTTTCCATGATAGGCAACAGAAAATTATTAGTCTGCTCAAAGAAAATTTAGATACAAGTCTTTGGGATAAGTTAAATCCAGATCCTGTAAGTCTTAATAAATATATAGAGAAATCAATCGAAATTGCCAGCTTGCCTGAGGATACTGAGTTGTTCTCAAAAAGGCTTCTAAATTTTGTTTTTGCATTTAATCGAGCCACTAATTTTAAGGATTTACTCGAAGCGGTATCGGATGATTTCCACGACATTATTGTGGCTGAGATGAATCAGAAAGATGGATACCAAATGTAGAATAACTCAAGTTCAGACGCTTATTATCTGAATGAAACTGGATGATGAAATTTCACTTTAATTTCAGAATCTTTAATCGCATCCAAGTGTTTCATTCGATCGATGATATCAGTCACCAATGCTTTTTTAACTTTGACCAGATTAATGTGTATTTCATCATAGCCTGCGATTTGACTAGGCTGAACAATAAACTGGTTAATGTGGGTATCAATTCCTTCGCCGAGTGTTTTTAGCAGTGTTTCGTAATTGATTGCAGACTGTGTGGCATAGAAAGTCAAACTGCAGCTTGTTTTCTTGCTTTTAAATCTCTCTTCCAGGGGCTTAATGACCAGTAGAATGACAAGAATAATGAAGGTGGCAACAAATGCAGCATGGTAAAGCCCGCCTCCCACCGCAAGACCAATACCTGCAACCGTCCAAATACTGGCTGCGGTCGTCAATCCGCGAACCACATTCCCTTGCAATAAAATGGCGCCAGCACCTAGAAATCCGATACCGGAAACCACCTGTGCTGCAATACGGGAGGGGTCAAGAATCACATTGGGGGTGCCCAGGATATCATAAAAGCTGAAAGCGGAAACAATCATAATCAGGCAGGAACTCACACACACCAGCATATGAGTACGCAAACCAGCAGCCCAAAGAACGCGTTCGCGCTCCATACC from Legionella quinlivanii encodes:
- a CDS encoding MgtC/SapB family protein — protein: MMLSHLEIALRLCLAGVLGSVIGMERERVLWAAGLRTHMLVCVSSCLIMIVSAFSFYDILGTPNVILDPSRIAAQVVSGIGFLGAGAILLQGNVVRGLTTAASIWTVAGIGLAVGGGLYHAAFVATFIILVILLVIKPLEERFKSKKTSCSLTFYATQSAINYETLLKTLGEGIDTHINQFIVQPSQIAGYDEIHINLVKVKKALVTDIIDRMKHLDAIKDSEIKVKFHHPVSFR